A region of Vigna radiata var. radiata cultivar VC1973A chromosome 6, Vradiata_ver6, whole genome shotgun sequence DNA encodes the following proteins:
- the LOC106764823 gene encoding receptor protein kinase TMK1 has translation MVTRTTTTTTTTYFPNPLPFFIFLTMMTFFANSQDDVSVMLALKNSLNPPGWTGPDPCKWDHVRCSEDKRVTRIQIGRLNLQGTLPATLQNLTQLEQLELQYNNISGPIPSLNGLTNLRVFIASNNRFSAVPADFFAGMSQLQAVEIDNNPFEPWEIPQTLRNASVLQNFSANSANVRGTLPDFFSSDVFPGLTVLHLAINNLEGTLPLSFSGSQIQSLWLNGQKSVNRLGGSVAVLQNMTFLTEVWLHSNAFTGPLPDLSGLKSLKVLSLRDNRFTGPVPPSLVGLKTLEVVNLTNNLFQGPMPVFGNGVEVDNDKDSNSFCLSGPGDCDSRVQVLLSVIGLMGYPQRFAEGWKGNDPCADWIGIACGDGNITVVNFQKMQLSGEISPDFSKIESLQRIVLADNNLTGSIPVELTTLPRLSLLNVANNQLYGKVPSFRSNVVVSTNGNVDIGKDKSSQSPQGSMSPTAPDSKGENDGGSENGGKKSSHVGVIVFSVIGAVFVVSMIGFLVFCLFRMKQNKLSRVQSPNALVIHPRHSGSDNESVKITVAGSSVSVGGASETRTIPGSETGDIQMVEAGNMVISIQVLRNVTDNFSEKNILGQGGFGTVYRGDLHDGTRIAVKRMECGAITGKGAVEFKSEIAVLTKVRHRHLVALLGYCLDGNEKLLVYEYMPQGTLSRHLFNWPEEGLEPLEWNRRLTIALDVARGVEYLHGLAHQSFIHRDLKPSNILLGDDMRAKVADFGLVRLAPEGKASIETRIAGTFGYLAPEYAVTGRVTTKVDVFSFGVILMELITGRKALDETQPEDSMHLVTWFRRMSINKDSFRKAIDSTIDLNEETLASIHTVAELAGHCCAREPYQRPDMGHTVNVLSSLVELWKPSDQNSEDIYGIDLDMSLPQALKKWQAYEGRSQMESSSSSSLLPSLDNTQTSIPTRPYGFADSFTSADGR, from the exons ATGGTGACCagaacaaccaccaccaccaccaccacctactTTCCAAATCCTCtaccctttttcattttcttaaccATGATGACCTTTTTCGCCAACTCCCAGGACGATGTTTCGGTAATGCTGGCTCTCAAGAACAGCCTCAACCCGCCGGGATGGACCGGCCCGGACCCATGCAAGTGGGACCATGTCAGGTGCTCTGAAGATAAACGGGTCACCCGGATCCAAATCGGCCGCCTCAATCTCCAGGGTACTCTCCCTGCAACTCTTCAGAACTTGACCCAGTTGGAACAGTTGGAGCTCCAATACAACAACATCTCGGGTCCCATTCCCTCTCTTAACGGCTTGACCAACCTCCGTGTCTTCATTGCCAGCAACAACCGCTTCTCCGCCGTCCCCGCCGACTTCTTCGCCGGCATGTCGCAGCTCCAGGCGGTGGAGATCGACAACAACCCCTTTGAGCCCTGGGAGATCCCTCAGACTCTCCGAAACGCTTCTGTGCTTCAGAACTTCTCCGCCAACTCTGCCAATGTCAGAGGCACTTTGCCGGATTTCTTCAGCTCCGACGTGTTTCCTGGTTTGACGGTTTTGCACTTGGCCATCAACAACCTCGAGGGGACGTTGCCTTTGAGCTTTTCTGGCTCTCAGATTCAGTCTTTGTGGTTGAATGGGCAGAAGAGCGTTAACAGGCTCGGTGGCAGTGTTGCTGTTTTGCAGAACATGACTTTCTTGACGGAGGTTTGGTTGCACTCCAATGCTTTTACGGGTCCATTGCCTGATTTGTCCGGATTGAAGAGTTTGAAGGTTTTGAGTTTGAGGGATAACAGGTTTACGGGTCCTGTCCCGCCTTCGTTGGTGGGTCTCAAGACACTTGAAGTTGTGAACTTGACTAATAACTTGTTTCAGGGTCCTATGCCGGTGTTTGGCAATGGAGTTGAGGTGGATAACGATAAGGATTCCAACAGTTTTTGTTTGTCAGGACCTGGTGATTGTGATTCCAGGGTGCAGGTTCTTCTTTCTGTTATTGGGCTTATGGGGTATCCTCAAAGGTTTGCCGAGGGTTGGAAGGGGAATGATCCCTGTGCTGATTGGATTGGAATTGCTTGTGGAGATGGGAATATAACTGTTGTTAATTTTCAGAAGATGCAACTTAGTGGTGAGATATCCCCAGACTTTTCAAAGATTGAATCTTTGCAAAGAATAGTACTTGCGGATAACAATCTCACTGGTTCAATTCCAGTAGAGCTTACTACTTTGCCTCGGCTTAGTCTATTGAATGTTGCGAACAATCAGCTTTATGGGAAGGTGCCGAGTTTTAGGAGTAATGTAGTTGTGAGTACTAATGGTAATGTTGATATAGGGAAGGATAAGAGTAGCCAGTCCCCTCAGGGTTCAATGTCTCCAACGGCTCCCGATTCAAAGGGAGAAAACGATGGGGGTTCTGAAAATGGTGGCAAAAAGTCTTCCCATGTGGGAGTGATCGTGTTTTCAGTGATTGGGGCGGTTTTTGTGGTTTCTATGATTGGTTTCCTGGTTTTCTGCCTGTTTAGGATGAAGCAAAATAAGTTGAGCAGGGTCCAGAGCCCAAATGCTCTAGTTATTCATCCTAGGCATTCTGGGTCTGATAATGAGAGTGTGAAGATAACAGTTGCAGGTTCAAGTGTCAGTGTTGGTGGTGCTAGTGAAACACGAACCATACCTGGCAGTGAGACTGGAGATATCCAAATGGTTGAAGCCGGAAACATGGTCATTTCCATTCAAGTTCTAAGGAATGTTACAGACAATTTCAGTGAGAAGAACATATTGGGACAAGGAGGTTTTGGAACTGTTTATAGAGGTGACCTCCATGATGGTACAAGAATAGCAGTGAAAAGAATGGAGTGTGGGGCAATAACAGGGAAGGGTGCAGTAGAATTCAAGTCTGAAATTGCTGTTTTGACAAAAGTTCGTCATCGACATCTTGTGGCTCTTCTAGGTTACTGTTTGGACGGGAATGAGAAGCTCCTTGTATACGAATACATGCCTCAAGGAACATTGAGTAGGCATCTTTTCAACTGGCCAGAGGAAGGACTGGAACCATTGGAGTGGAATAGAAGATTGACTATTGCCTTAGACGTGGCAAGGGGTGTCGAGTACCTCCATGGCTTGGCCCATCAAAGCTTCATACACAGGGACTTAAAACCTTCAAACATTCTCCTTGGAGATGATATGAGGGCAAAGGTTGCTGATTTTGGTCTTGTGCGTCTTGCTCCGGAAGGAAAAGCCTCTATAGAAACAAGAATTGCAGGAACTTTTGGATATTTGGCACCAGAATACGCAG TGACAGGCCGTGTGACAACTAAAGTTGACGTGTTCAGCTTTGGGGTGATATTGATGGAGCTGATAACAGGAAGAAAAGCACTTGATGAGACTCAACCCGAGGATAGTATGCACCTTGTAACATGGTTCCGGAGAATGTCCATAAATAAGGACTCCTTCCGCAAGGCCATTGACTCCACAATTGATCTCAACGAGGAAACTCTTGCCAGTATTCACACTGTTGCAGAGTTAGCTGGCCACTGCTGTGCCAGGGAGCCATATCAAAGGCCTGACATGGGTCATACAGTTAACGTGCTTTCTTCTCTTGTTGAACTCTGGAAACCATCCGATCAGAATTCTGAAGATATATATGGCATTGACCTTGACATGTCCTTGCCTCAAGCACTTAAAAAGTGGCAGGCTTATGAAGGTAGAAGTCAAATGGagtcctcttcttcatcttcacttctACCAAGCTTGGATAACACACAAACAAGTATACCTACTCGCCCATATGGATTTGCAGATTCTTTCACATCAGCAGATGGTAGGTGA